A single window of Channa argus isolate prfri chromosome 12, Channa argus male v1.0, whole genome shotgun sequence DNA harbors:
- the LOC137138109 gene encoding ladderlectin-like translates to MVLAGVENVVNESVSCPEGWFQLDCRCFHYVSTPMSWGKAELNCLSMGANLASVHNMQENTEFQRQVVAATHEYDDTWIGGFNVQKEKVWLWSDGSHFDHKNWCPGEPNNAQGSQHCLLITFGDLTCWDDYQCGSFHPSLCAKKA, encoded by the exons ATGGTTCTGGCTGGAG TAGAAAATGTTGTCAACGAGTCGGTGTCTTGCCCTGAGGGTTGGTTTCAGCTTGATTGTCGCTGTTTTCATTATGTTTCAACTCCGATGAGTTGGGGTAAAGCAGAG TTAAACTGTCTGTCCATGGGTGCAAACCTTGCATCAGTGCATAACATGCAGGAGAACACAGAATTTCAGAGGCAGGTAGTGGCCGCTACTCATGAGTATGACGATACGTGGATTGGAGGCTTTAATGTGCAAAAg GAAAAGGTTTGGCTCTGGAGTGATGGAAGCCATTTTGATCATAAAAACTGGTGTCCTGGAGAGCCCAATAATGCTCAAGGCTCGCAGCACTGTTTGCTAATTACGTTTGGAG ATCTGACGTGCTGGGATGATTATCAGTGTGGGTCTTTTCATCCGTCTCTCTGTGCAAAGAAAGCGTGA